Proteins from a genomic interval of Phlebotomus papatasi isolate M1 chromosome 3, Ppap_2.1, whole genome shotgun sequence:
- the LOC129806074 gene encoding lutropin-choriogonadotropic hormone receptor, with protein sequence MVKRRGVMQKIFHLIVFTVKLTVLDITMYSLLSPAVSVSNTTDFHKTTISSGIESFESKLNGGYELQCWNSTYNMETELECRCSGSSLMRIPQIFPKTVQSLTIVSAGIQTLRAAGLRLYSQNLKDLTLTDLPNFREIESRAFENMNQLRTIYISQAPNLQFLSADVFQGISKSLKTLRILNCGLEKVPDLRYLYSDVILQMVDLEGNRISRIEEKSVRVKTEQFILDNNDLRIVEDSAFEGSEIATLSLKGNTQLRNFHDLAFQGILSIQELDLSSTSLEAIPTDGLGGLEILRIQNTHSLKVIPSVYKFKSLREAWLTHPFHCCAFKFPSRHDPQNHAKRQKHLSLLQKKCQVFTNQESNTISIDENTSYGWHSRERRSWTKGARMLKVSKMRRARELADNSSNRHFDRLLSTEEGSSSNSFEDNDGDFGVFHDDSADVSPHLQATCGNLTQEKIDIKCFPIPDALNPCEDVMGSHWLRGSVWIVVLLAVFGNTAVLIVLFSNRSDVTVPKFLMSNLAFADLCMGFYLLLIAAIDAHSMGEYFNFAFDWQYGSGCKAAGFLTVFASHLSVFTLTIITIERWFAITYAIYLNRRIKLKAAANIMIGGWIFSIVMAGLPLLGISNYSSTSICLPMEARDSYDISYLITVLAINGLAFVIIVICYAQIYYSLGKETRQAARNASSGEMTITKKMALLIFTNFACWSPIAFFGLTALAGYPLIDVAKSKIILVFFYPLNSCANPYLYAILTSQYRRDLYLLLSRCGFCKRRAMEYKLTYSVATQNTFPLIARNSLPENQSRKSSRGITSEVFV encoded by the exons atggtGAAGAGAAGAGGTgtgatgcaaaaaatattccactTAATTGTGTTTACTGTGAAATTAACTGTATTAGATATTACTATGTATAGCTTGTTATCACCTGCTGTTAGTGTTTCAAATACCACAGACTTCCATAAAACAACAATCTCAAGTGGGATCGAAAGCTTTGAGTCCAAGCTCAATGGAGGCTACGAACTACAATGCTGGAATTCTACCTACAACATGGAG acTGAACTTGAGTGCCGATGCAGCGGAAGCTCTTTAATGAGGATCCctcaaatctttccaaaaactgTTCAATCTCTTACAATTGTATCAGCTGGTATTCAAACTCTAAGAGCAGCTGGACTGAGGCTCTATTCACAAAACTTAAAAGATTT AACACTCACCGATCTACCCAACTTTCGAGAAATTGAATCAAGAGCTTTTGAAAATATGAATCAACTCCGCACAAT ATATATTTCTCAAGCACCAAATTTGCAGTTCTTGTCAGCAGATGTATTTCAAGGAATCTCCAAATCCCTCAAGACACT GAGAATCCTCAACTGTGGTCTAGAGAAAGTACCCGATTTGAGATATTTGTATTCGGATGTGATTTTACAGATGGT TGACTTGGAGGGGAATCGTATATCCAGGATAGAGGAAAAGTCTGTGAGAGTGAAGACTGAACAATT TATTCTTGACAATAATGACTTGAGAATTGTGGAGGATTCTGCATTTGAGGGATCAGAAATTGCTACATT aagCCTGAAGGGCAATACTCAATTGAGGAATTTCCATGACCTAGCGTTTCAGGGTATTCTCAGTATTCAAGAACT TGACTTGTCGAGTACATCGCTTGAAGCCATCCCAACTGATGGTCTTGGTGGTCTTGAGATTCTTCGTATTCAAAATACTCACTCCTTGAAAGTCATTCCGTCTGTCTACAAGTTCAAGAGCTTGAGGGAAGCCTGGCTAACGCATCCCTTCCACTGTTGTGCTTTCAAGTTTCCCTCTCGACATGATCCCCAGAACCATGCTAAGCGCCAGAAGCACTTATCCCTCCTTCAGAAGAAGTGCCAGGTTTTCACCAATCAGGAATCCAACACAATTTCCATAGACGAGAACACCAGCTATGGCTGGCACAGTCGGGAACGTCGCAGTTGGACTAAGGGTGCAAGAATGCTGAAAGTCAGCAAAATGAGAAGAGCACGGGAATTGGCAGATAATTCATCAAACAGACATTTCGATAGGTTGCTGTCTACAGAAGAAGGTAGCAGCAGTAATTCCTTTGAGGACAACGATGGGGACTTTGGTGTCTTTCATGACGACTCAGCTGATGTCTCGCCCCATCTTCAAGCAACTTGTGGGAATCTTACTCAGGAGAAAATTGACATCAAGTGCTTTCCCATTCCCGATGCTTTGAACCCGTGCGAG GATGTTATGGGTAGTCACTGGCTGAGGGGTTCTGTCTGGATAGTTGTGCTATTGGCTGTCTTCGGGAACACGGCTGTTCTCATTGTTCTCTTCTCCAACAG ATCTGACGTCACTGTTCCAAAATTCTTGATGAGCAACCTGGCTTTTGCTGATCTCTGTATGGGCTTCTATCTGCTGCTGATAGCTGCCATTGATGCCCATTCAATGGGAGAATACTTCAATTTCGCCTTCGACTGGCAATATG GATCAGGATGCAAGGCAGCTGGCTTCCTCACCGTCTTCGCGAGTCATTTATCAGTGTTCACATTGACAATAATCACCATTGAAAGGTGGTTTGCCATCACATATGCCATATATTTGAACAGACGTATTAAATTGAAAGCGGCTGCCAACATCATGATTGGTGGTTGGATATTCTCAATTGTTATGGCTGGTTTGCCATTGCTTGGCATCAGCAATTACTCCTCAACGAG TATCTGCCTCCCCATGGAAGCTCGAGATTCATACGATATCTCGTATTTGATCACAGTTCTTGCAATCAATGGATTGGCTTTCGTTATAATTGTTATTTGCTATGCCCAGATTTACTATTCTCTGGGCAAGGAGACTCGACAAGCTGCAAGGAATGCTTCGAGTGGAGAGATGACCATCACCAAGAAGATGGCTCTTCTA atattcacaaattttgccTGTTGGAGTCCTATAGCATTTTTTGGTCTAACAGCTCTGGCTGGATATCCATTGATTGATGTGGCCAAATCAAAGATCATCCTTGTCTTTTTCTACCCTCTCAATTCATGTGCAAATCCCTACTTATACGCCATTCTCACTAGTCAATATCGACGGGATTTGTATCTGCTTCTATCAAG ATGCGGTTTCTGCAAGAGGCGTGCCATGGAGTACAAATTGACGTATTCAGTTGCAACGCAAAATACATTTCCTCTCATTGCTAGGAATTCCCTTCCTGAAAACCAATCAAGGAAAAGTAGCAGAGGGATTACGTCTGAGGTTTTCGTTTGA